From Spirosoma agri, one genomic window encodes:
- a CDS encoding glycoside hydrolase family 2 protein, giving the protein MLFRFFLTLLCLPVLSVAQTTYELNSGWQCQPIARVKDAGTVISSPSYSLTGWQPAVVPGTVLTTMLANKQVPDPFYGMNNKLIPDIYHIGRDYYTYWFVKEFAEKADAGEQVWLNFRGINYSCDVFLNGRKLNDKPYTGMFLRKSFNITSLLASKGTNRLAVIVYPPDPVGNPNGGQGGDGTIARTVSHQYVAGWDWIQPIRDRNTGIWDKVTIEKTGAVQVKNPHVVTLVPGKRQPSGPQQPATVRVSAELENPTATHQTGTLTYTLDGHTLTKTVTLNARSTTTVDLPALTLTNPKLWWPNGYGQQHVYPMTIQFKAANGAISDIEQLNVGVREIQTDWNTTTRSRQISVNGQKVFIKGGNWIISDAMLRFSPERYDAEVRFHRDMNLNLVRIWGGALSERPEFYQACDKYGLLVMQDFWGSGDCNGRWVDPMKKDDQWTRRQYPDDHALFLTSASDQIKMIRNHASLAMWCGGNEITLPQDIMTSLRDSILPQLDGTRWFIDYSNSDDMSFNFLGGNGDGPYGIQPVRKFWEYRTWPFNSEVGSVGVGDYESLERFMPTENRVTPLYSKETKRAKVDSVWDYHKYIGYDGAIAPYGEPTDARDFGKKAQLVNYDQYRALMEGFTSHMWDWYTGTIIWKTQNPWTALRGQMYDYYLDPNACLYGLHNGSEPLHIMFNPVDSMVMVANNTFTFQRDMMMVIKVYDMAGKDSTLTQVFSEIGPTLVRPYVPIGRTLSALARDKGAFLSLRLLDLNKKPISENLYWLPDATGTYSGLQQMARATVKIATRSIEKGKVEVTLTNPAGNPVAFFNRLSLLDPQTKKRLLPVFYSDNYVSVLPGEQKTVIIDYTPTPNAPLVSVEGWNVPEQTVAIGK; this is encoded by the coding sequence ATGCTTTTTCGATTTTTTCTCACGCTACTGTGCCTGCCCGTTCTGTCAGTAGCCCAAACAACGTATGAGTTGAATTCAGGCTGGCAGTGTCAGCCAATTGCCCGTGTGAAAGACGCGGGAACCGTCATTTCCAGTCCTTCGTATTCGCTGACTGGCTGGCAACCGGCGGTCGTTCCGGGTACGGTGCTGACGACCATGCTCGCGAACAAGCAAGTGCCGGACCCGTTCTATGGCATGAACAATAAGCTCATCCCGGATATTTACCACATTGGCCGGGATTATTATACGTACTGGTTCGTCAAGGAGTTTGCCGAGAAAGCAGACGCTGGGGAACAGGTCTGGCTCAACTTTCGGGGGATCAATTACAGTTGCGACGTTTTCCTGAACGGCCGAAAACTGAACGATAAGCCTTATACCGGTATGTTTCTGCGGAAATCATTCAACATCACCTCCTTACTGGCCAGCAAGGGCACCAACCGGTTGGCAGTCATCGTTTACCCACCCGATCCGGTTGGCAATCCCAATGGTGGTCAGGGGGGCGATGGGACGATTGCCCGCACGGTTTCGCACCAGTACGTAGCCGGGTGGGACTGGATTCAACCCATTCGCGACCGGAACACGGGTATTTGGGACAAAGTGACAATCGAAAAAACGGGCGCGGTTCAGGTGAAGAATCCGCACGTCGTAACGCTGGTTCCGGGGAAGCGTCAACCCAGTGGGCCGCAGCAACCGGCCACCGTTCGGGTGTCGGCAGAACTGGAAAACCCAACGGCTACTCACCAAACCGGCACGCTGACCTACACGCTGGACGGTCATACGCTCACGAAAACGGTAACCCTGAACGCACGCAGTACAACAACCGTCGATTTGCCCGCCCTGACCCTGACAAATCCGAAACTCTGGTGGCCCAACGGCTATGGTCAGCAACATGTATACCCGATGACGATCCAGTTTAAGGCGGCTAACGGAGCAATTTCAGACATTGAGCAATTGAACGTTGGTGTTCGGGAAATCCAGACCGACTGGAACACGACCACCCGCAGTCGCCAGATTTCGGTAAATGGACAGAAAGTATTCATCAAAGGCGGCAACTGGATCATTTCGGATGCCATGCTTCGCTTCTCACCCGAACGCTACGACGCCGAAGTCCGGTTTCACCGCGACATGAACCTCAACCTGGTTCGGATCTGGGGCGGGGCGCTGTCGGAACGGCCCGAATTTTATCAGGCCTGCGATAAATATGGGCTGCTGGTGATGCAGGACTTTTGGGGCTCGGGTGACTGCAATGGCCGCTGGGTTGATCCGATGAAGAAAGACGATCAGTGGACGCGCCGGCAGTACCCCGACGACCATGCGCTGTTCCTGACTTCGGCCAGCGACCAGATCAAAATGATTCGGAACCACGCGTCACTGGCCATGTGGTGCGGGGGTAATGAGATCACACTGCCGCAGGACATTATGACATCCCTCCGTGACTCGATTCTGCCGCAGCTCGACGGCACCCGCTGGTTTATCGATTACTCCAACTCGGATGATATGTCGTTCAACTTTCTGGGCGGCAACGGCGATGGACCGTACGGTATTCAGCCCGTTCGAAAGTTCTGGGAATACCGAACCTGGCCGTTTAACTCCGAAGTCGGTTCGGTTGGCGTTGGCGATTACGAGTCGCTGGAACGATTTATGCCGACCGAAAACAGGGTGACCCCGCTGTATTCGAAAGAAACCAAACGGGCCAAAGTCGATTCGGTGTGGGATTACCACAAGTACATCGGCTACGACGGCGCTATTGCGCCCTACGGTGAGCCTACCGACGCCCGCGATTTCGGCAAAAAAGCCCAACTGGTCAATTACGACCAGTACCGGGCGTTAATGGAAGGCTTTACTTCGCACATGTGGGATTGGTACACGGGCACCATTATCTGGAAAACGCAAAATCCGTGGACGGCACTACGGGGCCAGATGTATGATTATTACCTCGATCCAAATGCTTGTCTGTACGGTCTACACAATGGTAGTGAACCGCTCCACATCATGTTCAACCCCGTTGACAGCATGGTGATGGTGGCCAACAACACGTTTACTTTTCAGCGCGACATGATGATGGTCATCAAGGTGTACGATATGGCGGGTAAGGACAGCACCTTAACGCAGGTCTTTTCCGAAATCGGCCCGACGCTCGTTCGTCCTTACGTACCGATCGGGCGGACGCTAAGCGCATTAGCCAGAGATAAAGGCGCTTTTCTATCGCTCCGATTGCTCGATCTAAACAAAAAGCCCATCAGCGAAAACCTGTACTGGCTCCCCGATGCGACTGGAACTTACTCAGGTTTGCAGCAGATGGCAAGAGCAACGGTGAAGATCGCCACCCGATCCATTGAGAAGGGTAAAGTAGAAGTTACGTTAACCAATCCGGCGGGCAATCCAGTCGCTTTTTTCAACCGGCTGTCGCTGCTTGATCCACAAACGAAAAAGCGGCTATTGCCCGTCTTCTACAGCGACAACTATGTATCGGTGCTGCCCGGTGAGCAGAAAACGGTAATTATCGACTACACACCGACGCCTAATGCGCCACTGGTATCTGTAGAAGGCTGGAACGTTCCCGAGCAGACAGTAGCTATCGGCAAATAG
- a CDS encoding GH92 family glycosyl hydrolase translates to MNDFPLRRFVTFLLIATATLALGQSKKSPAVSNSLTRYVDPFVGTGFHGHVFMGANVPFGAVQLGPSQMSQGWDWCSGYHYSDSLIIGFAHTHLSGTGIGDLGDVLIMPTTGPVQLTKGTSKDSRSGYASRFSHADEKARPGYYSVNLQRYTIKAELTATQRVGVHRYTFPQAADAHILIDLKEGLGGDVTTQSHLEQLNDTTLVGYRYSKGWARDQRLYFAVVFAKPIRKLNLYDDQTSVMGSTVTATRAKGVVSFSTRSGETVAIKVGISPVSSENALANIRAEVPHWNFDQIAMAADAAWNAELAKVIVKTADKARLTTFYTALYHTMIAPSTFNDHNGDYLGTDKNLYKNAPFTNLTTFSLWDTYRAAHPLLTLLQPRRVNDMVNSMLAIYQQQGKLPIWHLVGNETNTMPGNSAIPVIADAYLKGFTGFDAKLAFDAMKASAMRDERGLKFVKAQGYIPGDSLVESVAQGLEYAIDDWAIAQVAKKMGKTDDYAYFSKRAKAYQYYFDPETRFMRGRLSDNARRTPFSPVVSRHMKDDFAEGNAWQYTWLVPQDVEGLMTLLGGEQAFTKKLDSLFVVQGDMGSEASGDITGLIGQYAHGNEPSHHITYLYAYVGQPWKTADKVRYILDSLYAPRPDGLCGNEDVGQMSAWYVFSALGFYPVNPANGAYVFGSPVFDDVTLNLGNGKTFRINVVNNSKANRYISRVLLNGKPYTQSYLLHQTIQAGGMLTIEMSSQPSPTWGVAAQDRPRSIY, encoded by the coding sequence ATGAATGATTTTCCGCTTCGTCGCTTCGTGACGTTTCTCCTGATTGCTACTGCTACGCTTGCTCTCGGTCAATCCAAAAAATCGCCCGCCGTTTCCAATTCATTGACCCGTTATGTAGATCCGTTTGTGGGTACGGGCTTTCACGGCCACGTATTCATGGGGGCTAATGTACCATTTGGTGCTGTTCAGTTAGGTCCCAGCCAGATGTCGCAGGGTTGGGACTGGTGTTCGGGCTATCATTATTCCGACTCGCTGATCATCGGATTTGCCCATACGCACCTTAGCGGTACGGGCATTGGTGATTTGGGTGATGTGCTTATCATGCCCACAACCGGGCCGGTACAACTGACTAAAGGAACGTCGAAAGACAGTCGGAGCGGCTACGCATCCCGTTTTTCTCACGCCGATGAAAAAGCCAGGCCGGGATATTATTCCGTCAACCTGCAACGGTATACTATCAAGGCCGAGCTGACCGCTACGCAACGGGTTGGCGTGCATCGGTACACCTTCCCCCAGGCAGCCGATGCGCATATCCTGATCGACCTGAAGGAAGGGCTCGGGGGCGACGTTACCACACAATCGCACCTGGAACAGCTCAATGATACAACGCTCGTCGGTTACCGCTATTCGAAAGGCTGGGCACGGGATCAACGGCTTTATTTCGCCGTCGTTTTTGCCAAACCAATCCGGAAGCTAAACCTCTACGACGATCAGACGTCCGTAATGGGTTCTACAGTAACGGCTACCCGAGCGAAAGGCGTCGTTAGTTTCTCAACGCGGTCGGGCGAAACTGTAGCCATCAAAGTAGGCATCTCGCCGGTCAGTTCCGAGAATGCGTTAGCCAATATTCGGGCCGAAGTACCGCACTGGAATTTTGATCAAATCGCCATGGCTGCCGATGCGGCCTGGAACGCCGAATTGGCTAAGGTGATCGTCAAAACGGCCGACAAAGCCCGGCTGACTACGTTTTACACGGCCCTATACCACACCATGATTGCGCCGTCCACGTTCAATGACCATAACGGCGACTACCTCGGAACAGACAAAAACCTATACAAAAACGCGCCCTTTACGAACCTGACGACCTTTTCGTTGTGGGACACCTACCGGGCGGCCCATCCGTTGCTTACCTTGCTTCAGCCCCGGCGCGTTAATGATATGGTGAATTCCATGCTCGCCATTTACCAGCAGCAGGGCAAACTTCCCATCTGGCATCTGGTCGGGAACGAAACCAACACCATGCCCGGCAACAGTGCCATCCCGGTTATTGCCGATGCGTACCTGAAAGGCTTCACCGGTTTCGACGCTAAGCTGGCCTTTGATGCGATGAAAGCCAGCGCTATGCGCGACGAACGAGGATTAAAGTTCGTGAAAGCGCAGGGCTACATTCCGGGCGATAGTCTGGTAGAAAGTGTGGCGCAGGGACTGGAATACGCCATTGACGACTGGGCCATCGCGCAGGTCGCCAAAAAAATGGGTAAAACCGATGATTATGCCTATTTCAGCAAACGGGCCAAAGCGTATCAATACTACTTCGATCCCGAAACCCGGTTTATGCGGGGACGCCTTTCCGACAATGCCCGCCGGACACCGTTCAGCCCCGTAGTATCACGCCATATGAAAGATGACTTCGCCGAAGGAAACGCCTGGCAGTACACCTGGCTGGTGCCGCAGGATGTCGAAGGGCTCATGACCTTACTCGGTGGCGAACAGGCGTTTACTAAAAAACTCGACTCGCTATTTGTGGTGCAGGGGGATATGGGTAGCGAAGCCTCCGGCGACATTACCGGGCTGATCGGGCAATACGCGCATGGTAACGAGCCGAGCCATCACATCACCTACCTCTATGCCTACGTGGGGCAGCCCTGGAAAACCGCCGACAAAGTACGCTACATCCTGGATAGTTTATACGCGCCCAGACCCGATGGTCTGTGCGGGAACGAAGACGTCGGGCAGATGTCGGCCTGGTACGTGTTTTCGGCCCTGGGCTTCTATCCCGTCAATCCGGCAAATGGTGCTTATGTCTTCGGCAGCCCCGTCTTCGATGACGTAACCCTGAACCTCGGCAACGGAAAAACGTTCCGGATCAATGTGGTTAACAACAGCAAGGCAAACCGGTACATCAGCCGGGTGCTGCTCAACGGCAAGCCGTACACACAGTCGTACCTGTTGCACCAGACGATTCAGGCCGGCGGTATGCTCACCATCGAAATGAGTAGCCAACCTAGCCCAACCTGGGGCGTTGCCGCTCAGGACCGCCCCAGGTCCATTTATTGA